The window TAGTGAATATTTCAGAGTGGGTTCCTTTTTGAAAGTCAATTTCAGTATAGACACAAAGTCTAAAATTCAAAAAACAACATTGCCTAATAAAAAGATATACAGTGCATCAAATGCACGTTGACATTTTGTGATAATTAAATATGCCACAATTTAGCACCATTCGCTCACCacaagtggatcctctgcagttaatgggtgccgtcaaaataagagttcaaacagctgaaaaaaacatcaaaataatccacatcaccagtccagtcaatcaattaatgCCTTGTCCAAAGCAAATAATTTGgtggattctgatgtgagaggacaatggGGGATGGGCACTGGAGGAAGTGATGTCAAAGGTGGCCAAAGGTGACACATGAgctaaaatgccttaatgatggatttgtttcttacaaacatgagGCTTTTCACtgcacaagatgttaactgacaTACTCGAGTGCATTTTTTGAcgatttttgttatgttttaatctgactctcattttgacggcacccattcgttGAAGAGTATccatataataatatgtatttaattatatccatataatattatatacctTAATATATGGTAAGTGTATTCTTAGCAAATTTTCACTTTGGGGttaacttaaaaatattaaaaattgggGGGTCATTTCTAGcatttaaggcgagacactgcaggtgaatagggcaaaaataaaaactaatagttatcaccttacttacccagttgattgattacattgattattgcaaacattttttgtattacaagttttcaaaaatgttatgtttaaatatgcaaatgaggcattatttaatgaaatatgtgctaatttgcataaatgtctagtacaaaaatctgaacactagatgaagtcagtttcaaaaaattttttactttttttgacatattagagtcaaatgtttttacagagggaattctggttatctttttttgtcactccataattcagaaaatactttgaacagccagaaaacaatatattttcacaattttggggtgaataaaatgtttaatataaccaaggaaaatatatatgaacaaatccctatgtaaaaaccttcagaatatagacaggaataaaaatgtcaagtttggtgtgtgtaagtgctactgaagtggagatttatggctcagtgttgaagaaaaaactcattttgagaaaacggcctttaaaaatatgtaatgtaattgaaatctattgatacaaacagataaagtgctataaaagaaacacttaacagtgtcttttggatgttttccttccactagtttgaaaaagcactttatgaaaaaccaaaaagcccaaaatctcaaaagtgacaggtgcttgaaaaaaacagtgtttttgcctgcagtgtctcaccttaaaaAAACATGACAGCTTGTCCTATAAAGATACTTTTGGAATTTTATGCATTTCACAGAACTGAGGGCTTTACACTAGATATTTGAAAAACAACACGCAAAACCACTTGTAGAAAACACATTTGTGTAATTGGACTTTTGACTCAAAACCTCACTGTTCCCGAGATACAGTTATTGAGCTGGTGGACTCATAACACACATCGACAAATACGCTAATGTTCGCTAAATAAGCATGTTCTTCAAGCTTATGCGTTACATGGCAACACAAACAAGGTGCCAGGGGATAACTGCATGAGGCGGCATGGAGAGTTATTGTTTAGAAACTCCTGCTCTTCTGTGCATCCTCCTCTGAAAAggtgctttttttcttcttctttgtggTAAAAGTGTTAACCTAGATGCAGAGAGGAGCTGTGAAACTGGCTGCTCTACGTCACATATCCCTTCCGACGTGGAGCATTAGTGGGACACAAGGTAAAGGAAAATGGAGAGAAGGGTAATATTTGTGGAAAGCATGGAGGGAATCCTTACAGAATTATCAACACAGCCATACCACTGAATCACCACATTAATGTGACCTAAAATATGGGGCTTTCCCACACTTCCCCCTCTCAAAGACCTGGCCTTTGATGTAGCATCACAGGTGCTCTTTGAACATAGCACTCTCTACAGAGAGCACCTGCTATAGTCACAGATTTGCAATGCATGAAAATCTACAACCGTTTGATGACTATGACAATTTAAAAATTCAGacgactttctttttttcttttttttttggtaaacaaacatGAAACACAAAATGTTGGTAAGCGAATCTAAAACAACTCATGGTGAAACAAAAACGTAAATGTTGATCAATTTAGTGGCTACTCTGCTTAgacaataaagtttttttttcagtcaagtttattgaaataacagttaACCTAAAAATTTCAATGGACAATCCTTAATTTCCGTCGTGTTTTCCAACTTTTCTTGCCagaatataatgaaagtgaaagagGTAAGTGGGTaagctccaaaatgacaaaaaaaaaagctacataaaatattgtaaaagtgTGACTTGTATGCAATATTGTAAGACTTCTTAAGTTATCTGGTGTAgcttgtgtgagaaacagactgacatattaattatttgatCATATCATTGCCACAGCCTTCTAATCTCATTCTCTTACgcttatattataatatgaattataattttaagtttttatgtcAGTAATGCCACACTCCATTGGATCTCATTTTCAGTTGTGACAATTCAAgtttgaattagtaaaaaaataagatttgagGTTCATAAGGAAAgattttcgtaaaaaaaaaaaaaacactatatggTCTCTTCATAAGACATGGATAATGAAcgtaatttttatttgtgttttgaagatgaacaaaagacttgtgggtttggaatgacacgagtgTGGGTAAATATTATCATTTCTCCTTTTTAGTTACATTACAGCTTCACAAGACTTAAAATATAGCACACAAGTTGTATGGACTATTTTTATAATACCTTTTAtggtgttttattcatatttctagTGCTGTCACCATTCGAAGAAGTATCAAGATTCATCCTACACTGAAAGAAAGAATGTATGACAGATTTGCTTTTTCAAGTACACTATTATCTAATATTTTCTAGTGGTCATTTCTCCAATCCCTGATGTCATTTACATGATTACAACACCTTCTTCATAGCAGAAAACTCCAGAAATGATATTTGCTGCTATCAGTGAACACATATGCTAATATTAATGTCAGAGGTATTTTACGTTTATGCAGAAACAACCTTTCAGCGCCTACATatagacccaaatcatcacacgTAAATGTCATGTCACCTAAAACAGGACCTGGTAAATAtcacttcacgtttgacacgATGCATCACAACAGAAACCATAAACAAGGCCAGAGAAGGAATCAAATCCTCAGCGAAATCGTGGAAGACACGATGAGCAAAGAGTTTCCATTGCATCTCCTTAATTAGGCAACATCAGAATGAGGAATTACTGCATGAAAGAGTGGGTGAGCACCATGGTGCAATCCTCCAATGTTGCACATATACCTGCTATTATTGTAGAAATCGTTTCAAAACATGACAAAAAGCAGCATGAATGGGATGACTCactctgatcaaataaatacgaTACTGTGAGTAAGAGAGGAATGAGTTAATACACTGTCTTTAGGGTTTGGCAGAAGTTTGTGCAGAAGTGGAAAAAAGAGGTGGAGCGATACCAGACTACTGTGGCCTCATACTTCATTTCCTTTCACAGCCATTCTAGAGAAGGAAATGAGATAGGCCTATATGGTATTGCTGCACATAATGCACAGATGATGACGATTTTAGAACCACATGAACAACATAAACTGCATTAACACCCTATATACGTAATTCattagaaccactgatctataataaaaatatacataggTATACAGAGATGGAACCAGCACTGAAATAGTTTTTGGTTTAACacatcattaataataatgataataataataataataaaatgcggattaagaaaatgttatataatgcaaatacatttttggtaaaGAGGtcatattttcaaatgatttatttcCAAATATTGCACTCATTCACACAGAATATTTTGTGTAGTATAACCCTCATATCAGATTTGATGCATGAGTTGCTAACGCCTCTAAATTAAAAATACGGTCCAAACTTGACCTCTTGAACACAATCTTCTGAATAACTTCTGCCCTCTGATTACcactccttttaaaaaaaattttttttagcattgtatgcgttttgaaaagcattttatgtttaattctaatattattgtgaaatgtaaagtaACAACAGAAGGActaattttttgtgcattttatgtagtgttttataataataagaaaagtaattgatttacataatttttttttttgggggggggggggggggggtgctctgAATAAAACTGATGTAGGCTATTTATTTCCTTCTCAAGTAGGCTATGTGAGCACCATATTCACACAATATCATATGTTGCCCATAAAAGCATGATTtttcaaatatgataaaaaacaCAAACCATGTTTTAGATTTTCTCTCATAGTCTATAAAATATCTCAGTTTAGGGGTCACATATAAAATGTGGTTGTCAATTCAAAACACTAAATATACTTGGGGAACTCAAGACGGGTAGGCTTTACAAAAAGGCAATAGGCTACATAACACAGAATAAGTCTGAACAATAGGCTTATTATATTGTGAACAACCCAAATAATTAAATCTGAATTCAATATTAGTTTCCATCACTTATTTATAaatgatcataaaaaaaatttttatgttATAAAGGCCTAAAAGTAACCGTAAAAGTTTAGTGATTAACTTTACACCGACTTGCTTTCAGCCATACTGACCTCTTATTATAGATATAAGATATTATATTGCCTAAATTATAGATTATTGTTTCAAATTGACACACGGCTTccaacaagtcaagtcacctttacttGTAAACCACTTTATACAACACAGTTTGTGTCAAAACAGCTGCAGTGCAGACAGAAAAAGTGACGATAATGCAAGAATGACAATAACAAAGTTATTTTTactgatgattcagtgatgttatcATCCAGTTCAGGTCTCTTCCAATAACGTCTGTCaaaccaacatttttttatttttttttttgcttttgtactctgttccccttttgattttgattttgtagGGAATGTTTTGGCATGCTAAAAAAGAATCAAAACAATCCCACATCATATTTAATGGGGTTTTTAAGAAACCACCACAATTAATGTGAATTCGTAGAATTCTGTATTGCAAAATGATTGTGTTTCagacagggttgccaggttttcacaagaaAACCACACCCAATCCCGTTTAAAAATAGCATTCCGTGGgggtaaaattgttttttttggcGAGATTCCACTACTAAAATTAGCATTCCAGGGCATAAATATCATGCTATTGGAATCGCTTCAACttacggacatgaaaaacaaccaccggcaacagtgttaaagtagcccgtTTCAGACATTTATTTTGCACCAGAAAGATTTTATGaccgctaaataaataaaaaagaaattcgTAAATAATCCTCAATAACAAACATGAAGTAGCTTTTCACCTAGAAGGTTAGTGTGAGATCACGttagaaagagagacagagtgaaaaggagagagaaaacaaaaacaagtctaAAAAGGCCAAAAGAATTTCAGGGTGTGGAGtctcccaacaggaagtcagccaGCTGTGTGTTAGGTGAGTCGGATGGGCTGGTATTACATCACCAACCTGAAACTGAAAGTGCCAGTGGCATATTAACATTACCACACAGAGCTGGTTTATCAGGTTTTATTGCAAAATCAGAGAGGAGATTATGAAAATCCTAATATACTCATCAAATCATTtacttagcctaaataattttttttaaaacacttaggAATGCTTAACTAAAAAAAGCCATTGATGAAAGTcatattttgcttaaaatataaTGAGAATTCaattatgaacacacacacacacatacaaatctaATTTAAAAGTACACTGAGTTAACTAATGATCTGTTGAgtataatataaatgcaatatcaaatgaataaaaatccgATAAAGTGaaacagacaaaaaacaaaagcttCATTTTTATAGgcgtaataattattttagtgtaAAGCGTAAAGAGGATGTGTAATACTACTATTTGGCTTGCAGAGTGTGagggtgtgaatgtgtgagtgctgtGTGTGGAGCTTAGTGGGTGGAAAGTCGGTGTTTGAGAGCTGAgggtgtttttcccttttcaaacCTACCTCTGTTCCTCAAGCTGGTTGCATACTGACATCACCGGAGTTTCCCCTATCTTATTATATATATCCAAGCACACTGTATGGAGAGTAGACAACTTCAGTTCAAAAGCTCTCACAAAAAGGAACACATCTCGGAGAACTAACAGCATGGTGAAATACGAAACAACGTTATTAGATATGGAAGCCGGCGCAGGGGGAGTTTATAAGACAATGGTGGCACCTTCACCAGTGAAGTCCTCCCGCAGCTGGATATGGAAGACGGTCGCTGCTATCGCTTTTGTCACCCTCTGTGCCGTGGCAGCTGTTTTCTTCGCCTGGCATGTGACGGTAAGACTGAAACTTTAGTGTGGGATGATAATATTATTCAAGTACATAACAGTGTGAATTCATTTGAAATGAGCCTTTGATAAACAACATTTTCAATGTCTTTTTTATAGAAACAGAACCAAAGAGGGAACTTCTTACCAGAAAAAGAGATCAACACACCACCAGGTAAAAAAACATTCCCAGCTTTCAAGTCTCTGTTAGCCCTTTTCAAAGCTGATTCTGAACTGCACGAGAAAACGCAACTGTTTTACGAGGTGGTTATTTTgtagactgtaaaaaatatacatttttttttttttttggaaaaaaaaataagcatgcaGGTCTACTCCTAACCCCAAAACCTAGGGGTAGATAGTAAGCAGATgcgttttaaaaaaatgcaattgaaatgtattacaaattagccaccaattCACCACATTGTAAAACAGTTATGAATTGCCATgagtggttttttttttccttaagtaAAATACatgcttaaaaaattattttacacataaatgGGTATCTGAAACTGACTCCAATCCTCTTTTCCACAGAGCACGGAAAAATACTAAAGCAGATCGCTGAGAGAACAATAGCTGCCATTCATTTACGTGGTGAGTCTCAATCTGTCCCTTTGACTTTTCTCTGTGCACCAGGCTCATATTCATTGCAGGTCATTTCAAAAGACTGAGTTTAGTATTCTCAGCCAAGTTCATCTTATCAGATTCTCAAAAAAGCATTTATTGGCGCAGAGCTGCTCAATGGCCTGCCACTTGTAACAAGCCTGAATGGTTCATTAAACATTAGCTAATGTAGATTTCCTAGTGTAATAAACCGTCATTCAAATACAGTGATATATTTGGCTTTCGGTGGGTGGCAAGATGTGGGGAGACTCCAGAAAACTTCCTGATTACTTAATCGCATGTTCTACCGATGATAAACACTGGGATCATTAACCCAAGAACCCAAATTGGAAACAGGCCCATTTCTACAAGTTTATGACCTACAGTTTTAGTAAACACAGTTAGAATGAGTTTGTGGTCACATTCTCACACATTTCTCTTCTCTGTTAGCAGGTGAGCATGACAGCAGCCTAGAGCCTGATTCTCTGAAGTGGGTCAGCGGCGTGGATCAGTCGTTCGAACAGGGCGGCCTCAAGCTGGTCGACAACAAGATTCACATTCCCGCCGACGGCCTTTACTTTGTGTACAGCCAAGTGTCCTATGCCATACTGTGcaatgaaaagaatgaaaatgaTGGCTCTCAGAAGTTCCTTAGCCACAGCATCTGGCGTTATACAGATGCGGTGGAACAGTGGAAGCCTCTGCAGAACTCGGCCCACTCCATATGCCAATCACTTGAGCACGACAGGACCACGTACAGCACCATCTATCTCGGCGCCGTCTTTAAGCTCATGGAGGGAGATAAGCTGTCGACCAAAACCACCTACGTGGCCAACGTCGAGGAAGAGTATGCCAAAACATTCTTTGGAGTGTTTGCTTTGTGATTTATTAGCCACATGAGTTGTGTGGCACAGTATGAAGACAAGTGTTTTATGTTAAAACTTCCAAAGTATGTTCTCAGGGCGTTTGCTTTACAGTAGTTTGTCTAATGCTGAGTCCTTATTGCATGGTGACCTTATATTTTAGTTCTAAAACACACCAGATGCAGTGAGAGCTATGCGCTGAATACTATGTACTTAGGCATGAGCGCTATACCAAGGGCACTACAACTCGGATATTTATTTTAAGCTAATATGATGTTTATCATCTTACGTATTTCGTTGAAGAAATAATAAGGAATGtagatgttttaaaaataacaatgttttttgtggtatatatttatttatgacttttgagcgtatttaatgtattttattttatatgtcttatttatctatttattaatgATTGTATATGCtattatttagaaaatgattGTACTGAAAGAGTTTTACACTCATCCTGTGATTCTGACATTTGACGGTGAATAAACACGAAGTCTCAATGTAATGTACTAGTCTCATTCCTAACACCAAATTAAAAAGAAGAAGCAGCTTGTGACAGGTCATATGAACACAATGGGGGATTTCTGCATTGCTGTACATGACCTGTGGTTCTTTATCTTCCTAAAGTCTAACTTCCTCTTATTTGTCAGAAATGAGGTCACTGCTTGTTTCTCTCGTGAACATACACTGCTTTCTCCCAGGTGTGATTCGAAACAAAAATAGAGTGCTGAATTAACAGGATTGCATCACTCCATTGGTTACATTTGTGAAGGGTGGTGATCTCACAATTTAGTGCAACAATGTAACTGTGAATTCCAGGGGCGCTTTGATCTAAAAGAACCCTAACTGGACAGACTCCAACATTTTGGTCAGAATCACcagaaactatttttttaaaaacaaaaattaaacaggTTAGATGCGCTAACAGCTAAAATGTGTAGTCTTGCGTGAAATTTCACCAGATTGAGGGTTTAGTAGACTAAAGGGATCGACATAATCACACTTTTCCAGTGAATAGCAAATTCTAAAAACCCAACAGCACGATAAAGCATTTAAATGAGGTGTCCCGTGTTTATGAGCTTCTATGAACAAATTGCATGCATTTCTAAATCTTTTAACATACAGACAAGCagagttaaaattattttttttaagaatgtataaaatacaaaacattatgttttgtattattattttgtacttctATTTTGTAcctttacataaataaaattaataaaaatacatataagaaccatatatattcacatattttttgtaagattcagtatatattatatatttatatttatatatatatatatatatatagaaacaaaaataaaaagaataaaaataaatacaaatacaatacatatttacaaaatattttgtaaaatacagtttatcataaatacaacatctatttaaaaaaaaaaatatatatatatatatataaatataatcaaacacgcacacatatatatttgcatatgaaATGTATAGTACTTAAAATTACGAATATAAGTACGAAACATCTTCATcgaatatttttgcattttcattattttgtcttgagactgttttattgttttttcatgAGATCTTGAGACTTAAACTGCATCATGAACAATCCCGGCTGCATTCTCAGTGCAAAGTAATGAGTTTATTGAATGTTGACATCCACAAAGTTTGCATAATTAGAGAAACTTTCTAAAACTTAACACACGTAcagttttttttcagttgaaaaatTACATGGGAATTAATTACATTACTTTTATATGCTGTGAAGTAtcaaaaaaaaatccttgtgGTATAGTGCACACACCTGACAGTTAAACAAATTGAAGGAAAATCCATTACTGCTACAaccacagagtaagtagagaaaTAAATGCCTCAGAATAAGAACCACCCTCCCGTGTACGTCAGTAGTGACTCCACTCAGATGTTTACAAAGAACCTCTCCCATCCATTCAAAAGGCACTGTTTCAGTAATCACAGATTGTACCTCTACCGTGTGTCAAGTGATAGTCACACACCCTGAGCTACATTACTAGAATGCTGATATATAGAAGGAAATGATGTTCTGTACCATGCCTAGCTGTCCAGTATCCAACTGAGAATCACTACTTGTTAGTTAGTTTATACTTGAGTACTTTTCATACAAGAATGAAACATGCAACAATGCACAACTTAAGTTAAAATCcccaaatattgttttattgtgtaaaCAAGTATTACTTGATTGTCTTACCATAGGatataattgaattgaattgaatttaattcatttaaataaatattaaaccacTGTAATATTGCAATAATTCTAAATATACATAGATATTGTCCACTGGTACAAAAGTTTAAGCATTGACTACACTtgataataattttttgtaaaaatgcaagaGGAGAGAGTCAATAAAATTTTTTATAGATGTAGATATGCTTATAGTTTCTAAGATTTTCTGCCACTATGACAGTGTTTATGAGGTGATATATAATTAAGAAAGTCTCCAAgcataacatttcattttaaatgttacagaatggtaataaatataatttaaaaattttacaaaaagagTGGTATCATCCTTACAACACATATAAACTACTGTGAAGACTATTTGTTTACTGTTCCTTGAAAGAGGcacaaaattatagttttttaaccataaaaaaaaaattgaacactTTAGCttgaaaaaacaataaatatattaatagaaatattgCACAGACCAAGTAATGGTCTTGAATTTGGGGGAAGAAATGTATAATCTGGAGGAAAACAAGTGTAAAGAGCACTCATTTGTCTACTGTTATTCATTAAAGGCATAACATTACTCAATATCAATATATggtaaaaaatgttaataaatttcGAGATAGATGTGATGTATGATGTGAGAAGTGTTTGTTTGATTTGGCCCAAAAGTGCAAAAGCTACAGAAGCTGTTTATAGGCctgtgcttgtctttttttttttttactcaaactgTGACGTAACACACAAATCACAAACATCGCAGATGATTTGACAAACAAATAAGCCATTAGCTATGATCTAATCAAAAGTATCTGGCATCGCGACTGTATGCTAATAAGAGGAATGCAAATACGGTCCAAACTAAAACAGACTCTTCTTTCATTCTTTTCCATTGCACTCCACTTCACTTCTAATACTACGGTCGTAAAAACAGTC is drawn from Carassius auratus strain Wakin chromosome 40, ASM336829v1, whole genome shotgun sequence and contains these coding sequences:
- the LOC113058937 gene encoding tumor necrosis factor-like, giving the protein MVKYETTLLDMEAGAGGVYKTMVAPSPVKSSRSWIWKTVAAIAFVTLCAVAAVFFAWHVTKQNQRGNFLPEKEINTPPEHGKILKQIAERTIAAIHLRAGEHDSSLEPDSLKWVSGVDQSFEQGGLKLVDNKIHIPADGLYFVYSQVSYAILCNEKNENDGSQKFLSHSIWRYTDAVEQWKPLQNSAHSICQSLEHDRTTYSTIYLGAVFKLMEGDKLSTKTTYVANVEEEYAKTFFGVFAL